From the genome of Vicia villosa cultivar HV-30 ecotype Madison, WI linkage group LG2, Vvil1.0, whole genome shotgun sequence, one region includes:
- the LOC131652397 gene encoding UDP-glucuronate 4-epimerase 5-like — MDTINTSPSTPGKLKPEKYHPPYNIHRIRLSKLTLYSSIFLALIIFFFILSPPSPSPSSLKTRNSWGGPDWEKRVTKSARRTSASSLTVLVTGASGFVGTHVSLALKRRGDGVIGLDNFNRYYDPNLKRARQKVLSRTGVFVVEGDINDAYLLHKLFDVVPFTHVMHLAAQAGVRYAMQNPNSYIHSNIAGFVTLLEASKSAKPQPAIVYASSSSVYGLNSKVPFSEKDRTDQPASLYAATKKAGEEIAHAYNHIYGLSVTGLRFFTVYGPWGRPDMAYFFFTKDILKGKQITVFESPDGGSVARDFTYIDDIVKGCLGALDTAKKSTGFGVDGKKKGNAQYRIFNLGNTSPVPVTELVNILEKLLNVKVKRKVMPMPRNGDVKFTHANISRAQKELGYMPTTDLESGLKKFVRWYLDFYSPLKNKSAW; from the coding sequence ATGGACACCATAAACACTTCACCCTCCACACCAGGTAAACTAAAACCAGAAAAATACCACCCACCTTACAACATCCACCGTATCAGATTATCAAAACTCACTCTATACTCTTCAATCTTCCTCGCTCTCatcattttcttcttcatcctctcACCTCCTTCCCCCTCCCCTTCATCACTTAAAACCCGTAACTCATGGGGCGGACCCGATTGGGAAAAACGGGTCACCAAATCCGCCCGTCGCACCTCCGCTTCATCTCTCACTGTTCTCGTCACCGGCGCTTCCGGTTTCGTCGGTACTCACGTCTCCCTCGCTCTCAAACGACGCGGAGATGGCGTCATCGGGTTAGACAATTTCAACCGCTATTATGACCCTAACCTCAAACGCGCTCGTCAGAAAGTACTCTCACGCACCGGGGTTTTCGTCGTTGAAGGTGATATCAATGACGCTTATCTCCTCCATAAGCTCTTTGATGTTGTTCCTTTCACGCACGTGATGCATCTTGCTGCTCAAGCTGGGGTTCGTTACgctatgcaaaaccctaattcgtATATTCATAGCAACATTGCAGGTTTTGTTACTCTTCTAGAAGCTTCTAAGTCTGCCAAGCCTCAACCTGCGATTGTTTACGCTTCTTCGAGCTCAGTTTACGGGTTGAATTCGAAGGTTCCGTTTTCTGAAAAGGATCGGACTGATCAACCAGCGAGTTTGTATGCGGCTACGAAGAAAGCTGGTGAAGAAATTGCGCATGCTTATAATCATATTTACGGTCTTTCGGTTACTGGTTTGCGTTTCTTCACTGTTTATGGTCCTTGGggtcgacctgatatggcttatTTCTTTTTCACTAAGGATATTTTGAAAGGGAAACAGATTACTGTGTTTGAATCGCCGGATGGAGGTAGTGTTGCTAGAGATTTTACCTACATTGATGATATTGTGAAGGGTTGTTTAGGGGCTTTGGATACTGCTAAGAAGAGTACTGGTTTTGGTGTTGATGGGAAGAAGAAGGGGAATGCACAGTATAGGATTTTTAATTTGGGTAATACTTCGCCGGTTCCGGTTACGGAGCTTGTTAATATATTGGAAAAGCTTTTGAATGTGAAGGTGAAGAGGAAGGTGATGCCGATGCCGAGGAATGGTGATGTTAAGTTTACTCATGCTAATATAAGCCGGGCGCAAAAGGAGCTTGGTTATATGCCTACTACTGATTTGGAGAGTGGACTCAAGAAATTTGTGAGGTGGTATCTTGACTTTTACTCTCCTTTAAAGAACAAAAGTGCTTGGTGA
- the LOC131652399 gene encoding probable calcium-binding protein CML13 produces the protein MGKDLSDDQISSMKEAFTLFDTDGDGKIAPSELGILMRSLGGNPTQAQLKSIVAEENLTSPFDFNRFLDLMSKHMKPEPFDRQLRDAFKVLDKDSTGFVSVNELRHILTSIGEKLEPAEFDEWIREVDVGSDGKIRYEDFIARMVAK, from the coding sequence ATGGGCAAAGATCTGAGCGACGATCAAATCTCTTCCATGAAAGAAGCTTTCACTCTATTCGACACCGATGGCGACGGCAAGATCGCTCCATCGGAGCTCGGAATCCTCATGCGATCTCTCGGCGGAAACCCGACCCAAGCTCAACTCAAATCCATCGTCGCCGAAGAGAATCTCACATCGCCGTTCGATTTCAATCGGTTTCTGGATCTCATGTCCAAGCACATGAAACCTGAGCCGTTCGATCGTCAGTTACGCGATGCGTTCAAGGTTCTCGACAAGGATTCCACTGGATTCGTCTCCGTCAACGAGCTTCGTCATATTCTGACTAGTATCGGGGAGAAGCTTGAGCCGGCTGAGTTTGATGAATGGATCAGGGAAGTTGATGTTGGCTCTGATGGGAAGATCCGGTACGAGGATTTCATCGCTAGAATGGTTGCTAAGTGA
- the LOC131647006 gene encoding non-specific lipid transfer protein GPI-anchored 7-like produces MMNYNKMNNRRMCIIMVLIIISMSVVISLVDAQVLPSCGNQVLPCIAYVNSSNPPDICCDPIKDLYETQKTCFCQIVLTPGLFETFGFKISQVFRVIHLCGVEFDTTCKASSPTLPMLSAQPPVTRGDEGGANNVALTRVGYIVFIWAFVLFR; encoded by the exons ATGATGAATTATAACAAAATGAATAATAGGAGAATGTGCATTATTATGGTGTTAATCATAATTAGCATGAGTGTAGTGATTAGTTTAGTAGACGCACAAGTGCTTCCAAGTTGCGGTAATCAAGTATTACCATGCATTGCGTACGTTAACTCAAGTAACCCACCAGACATATGCTGCGATCCTATTAAGGATCTATACGAAACACAAAAGACATGTTTCTGTCAAATTGTTTTAACTCCTGGCTTGTTTGAAACTTTTGGGTTTAAAATTTCTCAGGTTTTTCGAGTTATACACTTGTGTGGTGTCGAATTCGATACCACATGCAAAG CATCTTCTCCAACTCTTCCTATGTTGTCGGCGCAACCCCCAG TAACTCGAGGAGATGAAGGAGGAGCAAACAATGTTGCTTTAACTAGAGTTGGCTACATAGTATTTATTTGGGCATTTGTGTTGTTTCGTTAA
- the LOC131652398 gene encoding small ribosomal subunit protein uS15-like — MGRMHSSGKGISSSALPYRRTSPSWLKISSQDVDENICKFAKKGLTPSQIGVILRDSHGIAQVKSVTGSKILRILKAHGLAPEIPEDLYHLIKKAVSIRKHLERNRKDKDSKFRLILVESRIHRLARYYKKTKKLPPVWKYESTTASTLVA; from the exons ATGGGGCGTATGCACAGTAGTGG TAAGGGTATATCCTCCTCCGCTTTGCCATACAGGCGAACTTCTCCTAGCTGGCTCAAGATCTCTTCACAAGAT gttgatgaaAATATTTGCAAGTTTGCTAAGAAGGGTTTGACTCCTTCTCAGATCGGTGTTATTCTCCGTGATTCTCACGGTATTGCTCAGGTCAAGAGTGTTACCGGTAGCAAAATCCTTCGCATTCTCAAAGCTCACG GACTTGCCCCTGAGATTCCTGAGGATCTAtaccatttgatcaagaaggcAGTTTCAATCCGCAAGCATTTGGAGAGGAACAGGAAGGACAAGGACTCTAAGTTCAGGCTCATCCTTGTTGAGAGCAGAATTCATCGCCTTGCTCGCTATTACAAGAAAACTAAGAAGCTTCCCCCTGTGTGGAAATA TGAATCAACAACTGCCAGCACTCTAGTTGCTTAG